The sequence below is a genomic window from Rhodococcus sp. 4CII.
CCCTCCGGGAACCGGAGTCAGCGCGCCGGCCCGACCGTCGACGGCGGCGGCGTCGACGTCACCGAGCAGCTGCCCGTCGTCGGTGGCCGTGGTTCCGACATCGATCACGACGGCACCCTCGGCCACGTGCTCGGCCGCGATCAGACCGGGTATCCCGACCGCGACGACGAGAATCTCGGCGTCACGGGTGCCGGCGGCCAGGTCGGCGGTGTGCCGGTGGCAGACGGTCACCGTCGCGTTGCGTTGCACGAGCAGGTGCGCCGCAGGGCTTCCCACGACCGTCGACCGTCCGACGACGGCGGCGGTCCTGCCGTGCACGGGGATTCCGTGGTGATCGAGGAGTGCGATCACGGCCTGCGCGGTGGCGGGTGCGAACGCCGGGAGGCGGGCGACGAGGCGTCCGAGGCTCACCGGGTTGGCGCCGTCGATGTCCTTGGCGGGATCGATCGCCTCGCGCAGCGCATCGAGGTCGGTGCCGTCCGGCAGGGGTGTCTGGAGGATGATTCCGTGGACGTCGGGGTCGTGGCCGAGTTCGACGAGCGTGGTGCGGATCTGCTCGGTCGTTGCTGATGGTCCGAGATCGACTATGTTGCACAGTATTCCGGTGCGCTTCGCGGCGGATGCGATGGACCGCACGTACCACGCGGTCGATTCGTCGTCGGTGGCGAGGACCACCGCCAACGTGGGCCGGATACCGAGGTCGGCCAGGGCGGCGGCGGCGACGGAGGCGTCGTTGCGGATGGAGGCGGCGAGTTCGGCGCCGCCGAGGCTTCGGGTCATGAACTCAGCTGCTTTCGTACTCGTGTGGTGACGGAGTCGGCGCGCTCGAGGATCGCGTCGACACCGGCGACGCACTCGGTGAGGGCACGGCGGGTGTCTGCATCGGTGATGCCGGGCAGGTTCACTTCGATGTTGACGCGGGCGGTGGTGGCGGCTGCGCGGGCAGCCTCGGCGGCGGCCGCGACGTCGCTGACGACGGTGCGGTTCGCCACCGGCAACAGCGTGTCGGCGAGTGCGACCACCTCGCCTGCTGCGACCACCACCTCGGCGGGAACGGCGGCGGCTCCGGCCAGAGCGGAGGCGATCGCCGCTGTGCGCGAGGCGGATTCGTCGTCAGTGCCCCGCGGTAGCCGGTAGGCGTCGATCACGGCAGTGAACGCCGCCATGTCGTCGTCGGCGAATTGCAGGGCCTTCTCGCGGAACGCATCCGCGCCGGCGCAGATGCGTTCGACGAGCAGACCGTGGTCGGCGTACTTCGTGCCGGTGGTGTACCGGGCGACCATCGAGACCAGCGCGGCTGCCTGGCCGAGGTGCAGCGCGCCGGTCGCGCCGCCGCCCGGCGCGGGGGTCCGGGCGGCGAGTGAGTCCAGGAAACCGGCGATCGTGTCGTCTCGAATGGTCATGACCGGATCTTCTTCATCTCGGGGTCGACGAGAGGTTCGGCGACGACGGTGGCGGGAATGCGGCGCCCGAAGTACTCGATCTCCACCGTCGTGTCGACGGTCGCGGTGGCGGGAAGCCAGGCGTAGGCGATGGGGGCCCCGACGGTGTGGCCGAAGGCGGCGCTGGTGACGTATCCGGCGGGTTCGCCGTCGACGAAGACGGGTTCGTGGCCCAGGACCACCGACTGCCGGTCGTCGATCATCAGGCACGCGAGGCGCCGCTCGACGGTCTCGTCGGAGATGCCGTCGAGAGCGTCGCGGCCGCGGAAGTCGCCCTTCTGCAACCGGACGGCGAAGCCGAGACCGGCCTCGTAGGGGTTGTGCTCGGTGGTCATGTCACTGCCCCAGGAGCGGTAGCCCTTCTCCATCCGCAGGCTGTTGAACGCGGCCCGGCCGGCGGCGATGATCTCGTGCTTCTGCCCCTCCGCCCACAGCAGGTCCCACAGACGCAGACCATTGTCGGCGGAGGTGTACAGCTCCCAGCCGAGTTCGCCCACGTAGGAAAGGCGCATTGCGGTGACGGGCACACCGCCGATCCGGACCTGCTTGGATCGGAAGTACTTGAAGTTCTCGTTGGAGAAGTCGTCGCTGCTCAGTGCCTGCACCAGGTCCCGGGCCCGCGGACCCCACAACCCGATGCCGCAGGTGCCGCCGGTGATGTCCCGGACCGACACGCTGCCGTCGCCGGGGGCCTGGCGGCGGAAGTAGTCGAGGTCGAGGTGGCCGTTGGCGCCGACCTGGAAGACGGTGTCGGACATTCGGGTGACGGTGAGGTCGCTGCGCACGCCTCCCGCGTCGTCGAGGGCGAGGGTGTAGGTGACGGACCCGACGGACTTGTCCATCTTGCCGGTCGTGAGCCGGTCGAGCAGCGCGAGCGCTCCCGGGCCGCTGATCTCGAGCCGCTCGAGCGGGGTCATGTCGTACATCGCCACCGACGTTCGAGTCTTCCAGGCCTCGGCCGCGGCGATCGGGGAGTGGAACTGCGCGGCCCACGGCTCCCTCGCCGGCGGCTGCCACTCGGCCGGAAGCTGCTGCACCAGATGCGCGTTGGCCTCGAACCAGTGCGGGCGCTCCCAGCCGGCGCTCTCGAGGAACACCGCACCGAGCTCCTTCTGGCGGACGTGGAACGGGCTCACCCGCAGGTCGCGGGGTGACTGTTTGGGCTGCAGCGGATGCAGCACGTCGTAGATCTCGACGAAGTTCTGTTGCGAGGTCTCGCTGACGTAGTCGGGTGCGATCTGGACGTCCTCGAAGCGGTGGACGTCGCAGCCGTGCAATTCGATCTCGGAGCGGCCGTCGACGAGTAGTTGCGCGACGGCGCGGCCGACGCCGGCGGAGTGGGTGACCCACACGGCCTCGGCGATCCAGAATCCGGCGACGTCGGGGGACTCCCCGATCAGCGGACCGCCGTCCGGGGTGAACGAGAAGACCCCGTTGAAACCGTGCTCGAGTTCCGCGGATTCGAGGCACGGCAGCAGCAGCTTGCTCTGCTCCCAGGACGGGGCGAAATCGTCGTCGGTGAAGGGGAGCATCGACGGCATGTCGGCGTCGGAGACGTCGCCGCTGCTGTCGGCCAGGTCGCGCAGGTTCACCGGCATCGGGCGGTGGGCGTAAGAGCCGATGCCGAGGCGGTCGACGTGCTCACGGAAGTACAGGTCCTGGTCCTGGTGGCGCAGGATCGGGAATCCCGCCTCGGCGAGTTCGGTGTTGCGGCCGACGAGTTCGGGAATCTGCGCGGTTTTCGCGTACTGGTGTGCCAGGGGGAGCAGCGGAACGTCCATGCCGACCATCGCGCCGACGTCGGGACCCCAGAAGCCGGCGCACGAGACGACGATGTCGGCGGGAATCACCCCGTCCGGGGTGGCGACGCCGGTGACCCTGCCGCCGGCCTGCTCGATGCCGATCACTTTCGTCGAGCCCTGGAACACCGCTCCGCGGGCCTCGGCGCGGCGGGCGAGCGCGACGACGACCCGGGAGGCCTTCGCGAGGCCGTCGGTCTCCACGTACAGGCCGCCGAGGACCCGCTTCTCGTCGAGCAGCGGGTGCAGTTTCGCGCACTCGGCCGGGTCCAGGACGGCGCCCTCGATGCCCCAGGACGTGGCCCAGCCCTGCTTGCGGTGCAGATCGGCCAGGCGCTCTTCGGTGGTGGCCACCTCGAGTCCGCCGAGCTGGTTGAAACACCACTGCCCGTCGACGTCGAGTCCGACGAACTTCTCGACCGTGTACCGGGCGAACTCGGTCATCGTCTTGGACGCGTTGGTCTGGAACACCAGGCCCGGTGCGTGCGACGTGGAGCCTCCGGTGAGCGGCAACGGTCCCTGGTCGAGAACCGTGATCCGATTCCAGCCGCGAGCGGTGAGCTCGTCGGCCAGATTCGCGCCGACGATGCCGGCTCCGATGATCACTACGCGGGGTGACCCCATGATGGTCCTCCTGGTTGGGTGGGTGCCGGTGTGCGGCGAAGTGCGGGTGCGGTTTCGGAAAGATCTGCGAATCGCGAAATGTGCGGGAATGGAAATCGGATCGTCATCGACAACTGATATATCAACACAGTAGGTGTGCGTTCGATAACGGGTCAACCCTGAATTGCGGGCAATTCCAGAGCGATCGGATGGTGGAAACGACGACCGTTCCGCGGATTTCAGCGGAATTGCGCGGCGCTGTGTGAGATGGTGCCGGAGCGGTTGTGGATGGAGGTAACCGTCGCACGGTGGTGTCGCCTATCCTGATAGTCGCGATGACTGAATTGGACGATAACTCGAATGGGGATCGGAGCCGGCCGACCGGGGCCGTGCAGTCAGTGGACCGCGCACTGGCCGTCCTCGAAATCCTGGCGAGGCTCGGTACCGCCGGCGTCACGGAAATCGCGGACGAGTTGGGAGTTCACAAGTCGACTGCGTCGCGTCTCGTCGCCGTGCTGGATTCGAGAGGCTACGTTGCGCAATTGAAGAACCGGGGAAAATTTCAACTCGGCAATTCGATCGTCCGTCTCGCCCGCACCGCGTCGCCGGACGGCGATCTGGTGCGGCAGAGTCAGGAATTGTGCGCCGAACTCGCGCACTCCGTCGGTGAGAGCGTGAATGTGTCGATACTCGACGGCAATCGCTCGGTGAGCATCGTCAAGGCAGACGGCCCGTCCGGTGTCGGTACCAGTACATGGGTGGGGCAGAGCAGCCCGGCGCACGCGACGGCGAGTGGGAAATTGTTGCTCACGGAATTGTCCGACAGCGATATTGCCGAGCGCGTGGGAGAAACTCCGATTGCGCTCACGTCCAAAACTCTCACCGATGTGCAGGCGCTCGTGGAGTCGGTGAACGCTATTCGCGAACGGGGCTGGGCCGAGTCCGAGGAGGAACTCGAACTGGGGTTGAACGCGATTTCCGTTCCGGTCCGCGACTACACGTCGAAAATGATTGCAGCGCTGAGTGTGTCCGGACCGGCGTACCGGCTGCTGCCGGAACTGTTCGAGGACGTCGCCCGCGCCGCACTCGACACGTCCCAGCAGATCAGCAGCCGATTGGGCTATGCCGCCACCTAGCGCCGGCATCAGGCTCGCGACCTGGCGAGTTGCTTCTTGTACCGCGTGAACAGGCGCGGGTTGTTCATCGCGAAGACGCCGACGGTGTCGCCGTCCCGGTCGTAGGTGGCCACGAACGAGCCGGCTCCGGGATCCCCGTCGACGAACCGCACCTCGTCGGTGCTGTGCCTCGTACCGGCGAACTGCAGCATCTTGCCGTACTGGTGCGACCAGAAGTACGGGATCGCGGCGGGCCCGGACGGTGTCGCCATGATCGTGTGCGCAACGGTCGCGGCCTGCGCGACGGCGTTGCTCCAGTGTTCACTCCGGTGGTGCACCGCGTGGGCGTCGTCGAACGATCGTGCGCAGTCGCCGATCGCGTAGACGCCGGGGACGTTCGTGCGGCACGACGAGTCCGTGAGGAAGCCGTCGTCGATCAGCAGTTCCGAATCGCAGGCCCACTCCACGTTGGGGACGGCCCCGATCCCGACCACCACGACGTCGGCGGGAAGGACGGTGCCGTCGCCGAGTCGGACGGCTTCGACGGCGCCGTCGCCCAGCAGGTCGTCCACGACCGCGCCGGTCAGGAGCCGGACGCCGTGCGCGGCGTGCTGTCCGGCGCAGATGGCGCCGAGTTCGGTGCCGAGGGGGCCTGCCAGGGGTGTCGGCGACGCCTCGACTACGGTGACGGCCAGGCTCATCCCGGCGGCGCTGGATGCGACCTCCGCTCCGATGAAGCCGGCTCCGACGATCACCAGGTTCCGCGCTGTCGCGAGTGAATTCCGCAGTGCGCGTGCGTCGTCGACAGACCGGAGGGTGTGCACCCCGGTCAGACCGGAGTGTCCCGGGAGGGTTCGCGCGCGCGCCCCGGTCGCGGCGATCACGGCGTCGGCGTCGAGGTGGGATCCGTCGTCGAAGGTGACGCGGTGGCTCCCGTCGGGTGCGCGAACCAGGCCGGTCGCCGTGCTGTTCATGCGCCACTCGACGTCGAGGGTGTCGTCGTCGCTGTTCATGAGCAGCAGGTCCTCGTCGGTCACCTCGCCGGTGAGGAATTCCTTCGACAGCGGCGGCCGGTCGTAGGGCAGGGACTGCTCGCTGCCGGCCACGACGAGGCGGCCCGCGTATCCCTTCTCGCGAAGTGCGCGCACCGCTGACAGTCCGGCGAGCGAAGCGCCTAGCACTACAACGGAATTCGGAACATTAGTCATCGCACGTCGTCCTTCTGTTCGAGGTGAACCAGCACGGTGCCGTCGACGATCGACACGTCGTGTGTGCGGACGGCGATCTTGGCCGGCGGACCGGACGGCACTCCGGTGCGGAGGTCGAAACAGGCTTCGTGGAGAGGGCACTCGACGGTGCAGCCTTCGACCCAGCCGTCGGCGAGTGACGCGTCCTGGTGGGTGCACGTGTCGTCGATGGCGTACAGGCCGTCGGAGGTGTGGAAGACGGAGATCGGAGCCCGGCCCGGCGGGGTCACCGTGACGACGTCGCCCACGGGCAGGGTCACGAGTTCGCACACGGGGAAGGCTGTGGCGCCGGGGTGGGTCACAACTGGGGAATCGTTATCGAGAATCACTCGATACCTCCGAAAGCGTCGGGGAGGAAGGACAAGTTGTGGAGCGGTTGTTGCGCTATGCGCGACGACTTGCAAGCTGTGCAACACAATGCTCGCGGGTGCCGCCCTGCGATGTCAAGCACTCGCGTGTAAAAACTGCGTGGCGGAAGTCCGTGGGCATAACCTCGGGGCATGAGTGAATCCGAGGCGACGACGCCCGCGACGCAGGGCGGCGAGGGGAAAGCGAAGACCGTACACGCGGTGGAGCGGGCCATCGACGTGCTCGAGATCGTTGCCGCCGAAGGCAAGGTCGGAGCCTCGGAGATCGCCGTGCGGCTCGGCGTGCACAAGTCCACCGTCTCGCGTCTGATCGCATCGCTGCAGCAGCGCGGATTCGTGGAAGAGACCGGCATCCGCGGCAAATATCAGCTCGGATTCGCGGTCGTCCGGCTGGCCGAGGCGACGGTGGCGCAGAGCGGGCTCGTCGAGGTCGCGCAGCCGGAGTGCGACAGGCTGGCCGACGCCTTCGGTGAGACGGTCAATCTGGCCGTGCTGGACGGCGCGGCGACCATCAATGTGCTCGAGGCGCGCAGCGATCGGCACGTGGCGTTGCGTACGTGGGTGGGGCAGGTCAGCCCGGCGCACGCGACCGCGACCGGCAAGGTCCTGGTTTCGGAGATGACGTCCGGCCAGCTTCGGAGCCGGCTGGGTCCGCGTCTCGAGGCGCTCACCGCCAACACGATCACCGATTTCCGGGCGTTCGACGTGGAACTCGAGCGCGTGCGGTCGCGCGGGTGGGCGTCCACCGCCGAGGAGCTCGAGGCGGGCCTTCACTCCATCGCGGTGCCGGTGCGCAGTCAGGTCACCCAACGGATCGTCGCCTCGATCTGCGTGTCCGGGCCCGAGTACCGGCTCGCACCCGAACGATTCGAGGCGGTGGCGCTCGAACTCGCCGACGCGGTGACGCGGATCGAGGCGCAGCAGTCCGCCGGCGAAGGCGACTGAGCGACCGGAAGTGCTTCTCCCTCAAGGCGGGATGAACGGATAGTCCCGTTTGCCCGGGTTCCGGCCTGCCGCCGTTAACGTGGTGTTTCGGCCGTGTCGCGTCCACGAAAGATGTGCCGAATGTGATGTTTGACACGTCTGCGGACGACGGTCTAAGTTGTGTGAATCGCATAGCGTTGCTGAAGACGCAACAATGCTGACCCCGCGGTGGTTCGGCCGAAAGCTGTCTGCTGTTCGACCGATCACCGAGGATCGGGCCCGCATGTCGTCTCGCTCGGCACCGACGCCTACTGCGATCTGCGCCCCATACGCACACACACTTCAGGTCACAGCCCGACCGACGCATCTCTCCCGGCAACGAAAGTAACGGTGACATCTATGTCCGCTCCGGACGTTCAAGCCCCCGCCCCCGCCCCCGCCCTGATCCCCACCCTGGGCGGCCGGTACTACACCGACGCCGACATCTTCACGGACGAACAGGAGAACCTCTTCGAGGCGATGTGGTTCTGCGCGGTCCGCGCCGCCGACCTCGCCGATCCCGGAGCCTTCAAGAAGATCACGGTCGGCCGGGAGAGTGTTCTCCTCGTCCGCGGCCGAGACGGGGAACTGCGCGCCTTCCTCAACATCTGCCGCCACCGCGGCGCGATGCTGTGTACCGAGGACGACGGGCAGATCCGCAGGAACCTTCAGTGCCCCTACCACGCGTGGACGTACGGACTCGACGGCAAACTCGTGGCCGCCCCCAACATGGCGGCACTGCGGGACGAGACCGGTGCCGACATCGACAGGGTCCGGTACGGACTGATCCCGGTCGCGATCCGGGAGTGGCTCGGCTACGCCTGGGTGTGCCTGGCCGACGATCCGCCGTCGTTCGAGGACGACGTCGTCGGGGCCGTGACCGAACGACTCGGCGATCCGGGCGCCATCGATCGCTACCAGATCGGCAGCCTGGAACTCGGCCGCAGAATCGTCTACGACGTCGCAGCCAACTGGAAGCTGATCATCGAGAACTTCATGGAGTGCTACCACTGCGCGACCATCCACCCCGAACTCACCGAGGTGCTTCCGGAGTTCGCGGACGGCCTTGCCGCACAGTACTTCGTGGGACACGGTGCCGCCTTCGGCGACGACGTCGAGGGATTCACCGTCGACGGAAGCGGCGGATTCGAGGCGTTGTCCGGCATCACCCCCGAGCAGGACCGCAAGTACTACGCCATCACGATCCGACCGCAGGTGTTCGTCAACCTCGTCCCCGACCACGTCATCTTCCACCGCATGTACCCCGTGTCCGCGGATCGCACCATCGTCGAATGCGACTGGCTGTACTCCCCGGAGGTCACCGCGTCGGGGCGCGACGTCTCCCGATCGGTGGAGTTGTTCCACCGGGTCAACCAGCAGGATTTCGACGCCTGCGAGCGGACGCAGCCCACGATGGCGTCGAAGGCGTACCGGAACGGGGGTGTGCTGGTGCCCGCGGAACACCACATCGGCGAATTCCACGACTGGTTACTCGACAGGCTGAGCGGGGACCACCGATGACGTACGCCGGCGAACAACCCAGGGTGACCGATCCGCACCGGGTGCAGGCGCCGAAACCGGAGCCGGAGCAGACGGCGCCCTCCGCCGGTGAGGGGCGGGGGAGCGTCGACAAGGTGGTGTTCGGCACGGCCGCGGCGCTCGGTGTCGGACTGATCCTGTGGGGACTGCTGGCGCCGGAGAACCTGTCGGTGGTGTCGACCGCCGCGCTGGACTGGCTGGTGGCCGATATGGGCTGGCTATTCATCGCCGCGTCGTCGGCGTTCGTCGTCTTCTCGCTGTTTCTCGCGTTCTCCCGGTACGGGAAGATTCCGCTCGGCCGCGACGGCGAGAAGCCGGAGTTCCGCACGGTCAGCTGGATCGCGATGATGTTCAGCGCCGGCATGGGCATCGGACTGATGTTCTACGGTGTCGCCGAACCCCTCGCCCACCTGGTGAGCCCGCCGCCGGGAACGGACGGCTCCGTCGGGTCGGCGATGGCCACGACGATGTTCCACTGGGGACTGCACCCGTGGGCGATCTACGCGGTCGTCGGGTTGTCCATCGCCTACGGCTCCTACCGGCGCGGCCGCAAGCAACTCATCAGCGCCGCGTTCTACCCGCTCCTCGGGCGCCGCTCGGAAGGGGCCGCGGGGAAAGTCATCGACGTTCTCGCCATCATCGCGACGATGTTCGGCACCGCCGCGTCGCTCGGACTCGGCGCACTGCAGATCGGCTCCGGTCTCGAGATCATCGGCTGGATGGGCCACGTCGGCACGTTCGCGCTCGTCGCGCTCGTCGGACTGCTGACCTTCGCATTCGTCGGTTCGGCGGTCTCGGGGGTGGCACGCGGCATCCACTGGCTGTCGAACATCAACATGGTGCTGGCGGTGGCCCTCGCGCTCTTCGTGTTCGTCCTCGGCCCGACCGTGCTCATCCTCAACCTGCTCCCCACCGCGATCGCCGACTATGCGGCGCAGCTCGCCACCATGTCCGGGCGGACCGCCGCGAGTGCCGGCGACGACACCGCGTCGTGGCTGTCGTCGTGGACGATCTTCTACTGGGCGTGGTGGGTGTCGTGGACTCCCTTCGTCGGAATGTTCCTCGCCCGGATCAGCCGCGGCCGGACGATCCGGCAGTTCGTCGTCGGCGTGATCGTCATCCCCACCTCGGTCAGCCTGGTGTGGTTCGCGGTGTTCGGCGGTGCCGCCGTCGGACAGCAGCAGGACGGTATCGACCTGGCGTCGAAGTCCTCGACCGAGGGTCAGCTGTTCGGAATGCTCGACCATCTGCCGTGGACGGGGTTCGCCACCGTGCTGGTCATGGTGCTGGTCGCAATCTTCTTTGTGTCCGGTGCCGACGCGGCCTCGCTGGTGATGGGCACCCTGTCGCAACGAGGTGCGCGGGAGCCGAGAACGTGGGTCGTCATCTTCTGGGGAACCCTCACCGGCGGCACCGCGGCCCTCATCCTCTGGACCGGAGGCTCGGACGCCCTGCAGGGACTGCAGACGATGACGATCATCGCCGCCGCACCGTTCCTCCTGGTGATGATCGGATTGTGCTTCTCGCTGTACCGGGACGTCTCCCGGGATCCGCTTGTCGTCGGTCCATCGAAAAAGTCTGCACACGAGAGGGTTTCGGACACAGTATGAAGACGACGGCGCTATCGGCGGATCTCGACGTGCAGAGATTGTTCGGGAAGGTGAATTTCATCGCGGGGGAGTGGGTCGCGGCGACGTCGGGGCGCACCCGCGACTGCATCGACCCGGCAACCGGGAACGTGATCGCGACGATCGACGAGGCGTCGCCCGACGACGCCCGGCGCGCCGTGGCCGCCGCCCGCGCGACCTTCGACGCCGGGGTCTGGCCGGAGACTTCGGTCGCCACGCGGTCGTCACTGCTGTCGCGGATCGCGGATCTCCTCGAGCGCGACAAGGAGGAACTGGCGCGTATCGAGACGGTGGATACCGGTAAGACGCTGGTGGAGAGCCGAATCGACATCGACGACGTCGTATCGGTGTTCCGGTACTACGCCCGGCTGGCCCTCGTCTCCGGTGACCGGGTGGTCGACGTGGGTGACCCCGCCGTCGTCTCCCGGGTGGTTCGCGAACCGATCGGGGTGTGCGTCCTCATCGCACCGTGGAACTATCCACTGCTCCAGGTCTCCTGGAAGGTGGCACCCGCCCTGGCCGCGGGATGCACGATGGTGCTCAAACCCAGTGAAGTCACACCGCTGAGCACGATCGCGTTCGCGCGATTGATCGAGGAGGCGGGTGTGCCCGCGGGCGTCGTCAACCTGGTGCAGGGAAGCGGCGCCGACCTCGGCCCCGCATTGACCGACACGGGCGACGTCGACTTCATCTCGTTCACCGGTGGACTCGCGACCGGCACCACCATTCTGGAAACCGCGGCCAAGCACGTCACGAAGGTCGCCGTGGAACTCGGCGGGAAGAACCCGCACATCGTGTTCGCGGACGCCGAGTGGGAGTCGTCGGTCGACCAGGTGCTCACCGGCGTCTTCCTGCATTCGGGCCAGGTGTGCTCGGCCGGGACGCGGCTGATCGTCGAGGAGTCGATCGCCGACGACTTCGTCGCCGCACTCGTCGCGCGGGCCGAGGCCATCCGCGTCGGCCCGGGGCTCGATCCCGGTAGCGAAACCGGACCGCTCGTGTCAGTGGCGCAGCGGGACAAAATCGAAGCCTATGTGGCGCTGGGTATCTCCGAAGGGGCGACGCTCCGGACGGGAGGTTCCCGGCCCACCGATCCCGCGCTCGACGGCGGCAGCTATTACCTGCCCACGATCTTCGACCACTGCGACCGCTCGATGCGCATCGTGCAGGAGGAAACGTTCGGGCCGATTCTCACGGTCG
It includes:
- a CDS encoding aldehyde dehydrogenase family protein translates to MKTTALSADLDVQRLFGKVNFIAGEWVAATSGRTRDCIDPATGNVIATIDEASPDDARRAVAAARATFDAGVWPETSVATRSSLLSRIADLLERDKEELARIETVDTGKTLVESRIDIDDVVSVFRYYARLALVSGDRVVDVGDPAVVSRVVREPIGVCVLIAPWNYPLLQVSWKVAPALAAGCTMVLKPSEVTPLSTIAFARLIEEAGVPAGVVNLVQGSGADLGPALTDTGDVDFISFTGGLATGTTILETAAKHVTKVAVELGGKNPHIVFADAEWESSVDQVLTGVFLHSGQVCSAGTRLIVEESIADDFVAALVARAEAIRVGPGLDPGSETGPLVSVAQRDKIEAYVALGISEGATLRTGGSRPTDPALDGGSYYLPTIFDHCDRSMRIVQEETFGPILTVERFTTEADAIRLGNDTEYGLAAGVRTSDAARGERVVRRLRHGTVWLNDFGYYTAAAEWGGFKKSGNGRELGPAGLSEYQEVKHIWNNTTSPLAGWFTAP